The following coding sequences lie in one Apium graveolens cultivar Ventura chromosome 1, ASM990537v1, whole genome shotgun sequence genomic window:
- the LOC141711645 gene encoding uncharacterized protein LOC141711645 produces the protein MEKLVYALILAARKLRPYFQAYRIEVRTAYSLWNILHKSESSGRMLKWVIELGQFDLEYCPRTAIKGQALADFILEFDSEVDNKAIVLEEPSSQRNPPTDVREEFPHPWWILHVDGAVNNNRAGAGIILVTPEGHRLMSSIHFRFYVTNNDVEYEALINGLKIALEVGVVNLIARSDSELVVNQVNGGFQAQEPRTELYMRCVQHLLEKFGSARLEGVPREENSNADALAKMGSQMDSIQLGQIPLGIQEIPSIPEVGVFPTQEIP, from the coding sequence ATGGAGAAATTGGTGTACGCCCTTATCCTTGCGGCACGAAAGTTAAGGCCATACTTCCAAGCTTACCGAATAGAGGTTCGCACCGCCTATTCTCTCTGGAATATTTTACATAAATCAGAATCATCGGGAAGAATGTTAAAGTGGGTGATAGAGCTGGGACAATTCGATTTGGAATATTGCCCTCGTACAGCTATCAAGGGACAGGCGTTGGCTGATTTTATACTTGAATTTGACTCTGAAGTAGACAATAAGGCTATAGTGTTGGAAGAACCTTCCTCACAAAGAAATCCTCCTACTGACGTGAGAGAAGAGTTCCCACACccttggtggatcttgcatgttGATGGGGCTGTGAATAATAATAGAGCAGGTGCCGGGATTATTTTGGTCACCCCGGAAGGGCATCGTCTGATGAGTTCCATCCACTTCAGATTTTACGTCACTAACAACGATGTTGAGTATGAAGCATTAATCAATGGTTTGAAAATAGCTCTGGAAGTAGGGGTTGTGAATTTGATCGCTCGGAGTGACTCGGAGTTAGTGGTAAACCAAGTCAACGGAGGTTTTCAAGCCCAAGAACCTCGGACAGAGCTGTATATGAGATGTGTGCAACATCTACTGGAAAAGTTTGGAAGTGCCAGGCTGGAAGGTGTACCAAGGGAAGAAAATAGCAATGCAGATGCCTTGGCAAAGATGGGGTCACAAATGGATAGCATCCAACTTGGGCAAATTCCTTTGGGGATCCAAGAGATCCCAAGTATTCCAGAAGTAGGGGTGTTCCCGACACAGGAGATCCCGTGA